One Sanguibacter sp. HDW7 DNA window includes the following coding sequences:
- the fbaA gene encoding class II fructose-bisphosphate aldolase: MAIATPEVYAEMIDRAKAGKFAYPAVNITSSQTVTAAIQGFAEAESDGIIQVSVGGAEYASGSTIKDRVAGSLALAAYATEVAKGYGVTIALHTDHCTAANLDSWVRPLLAIEAEQVKAGKNPTFQSHMFDGSTVPLAENLVIAEELLALSQAARTILEIEVGVVGGEEDGHEAEINEKLYTTVEDGLATVKALGTGEKGRYLTALTFGNVHGVYKSGAVKLRPALLKEIQDGVAAVIGKENPFDLVFHGGSGSTAAEIAEAVDNGVIKMNVDTDTQYAFSRPVADHFFRNYDGVLKVDGEVGNKKAYDPRAWGKLAEAGMAARIVEAAQQLRSAGQKL, encoded by the coding sequence ATGGCCATCGCAACCCCCGAGGTCTACGCCGAGATGATCGACCGGGCGAAGGCTGGCAAGTTCGCCTACCCCGCCGTCAACATCACGTCCTCGCAGACCGTCACGGCCGCCATCCAGGGCTTCGCCGAGGCCGAGAGCGACGGCATCATCCAGGTGTCGGTCGGTGGCGCGGAGTACGCGTCCGGCTCGACGATCAAGGACCGCGTCGCCGGCTCGCTCGCGCTCGCCGCGTACGCGACCGAGGTCGCCAAGGGCTACGGCGTGACGATCGCCCTCCACACGGACCACTGCACGGCCGCGAACCTCGACTCGTGGGTCCGCCCGCTCCTCGCCATCGAGGCGGAGCAGGTCAAGGCCGGCAAGAACCCGACGTTCCAGTCGCACATGTTCGACGGCTCGACGGTCCCGCTCGCGGAGAACCTCGTCATCGCCGAGGAGCTCCTCGCGCTCTCGCAGGCCGCGCGCACGATCCTCGAGATCGAGGTCGGCGTCGTCGGTGGCGAGGAGGACGGCCACGAGGCCGAGATCAACGAGAAGCTCTACACGACGGTCGAGGACGGTCTCGCGACGGTCAAGGCCCTCGGCACGGGCGAGAAGGGCCGCTACCTCACGGCCCTCACGTTCGGCAACGTCCACGGCGTCTACAAGTCCGGTGCCGTCAAGCTCCGTCCGGCCCTCCTCAAGGAGATCCAGGACGGCGTCGCCGCGGTCATCGGCAAGGAGAACCCGTTCGACCTCGTCTTCCACGGTGGCTCGGGCTCGACCGCCGCGGAGATCGCCGAGGCTGTCGACAACGGCGTCATCAAGATGAACGTCGACACGGACACGCAGTACGCGTTCTCGCGTCCCGTCGCGGACCACTTCTTCCGCAACTACGACGGCGTCCTCAAGGTGGACGGCGAGGTCGGCAACAAGAAGGCGTACGACCCGCGCGCCTGGGGCAAGCTCGCCGAGGCAGGCATGGCCGCGCGCATCGTCGAGGCCGCCCAGCAGCTCCGCTCGGCCGGTCAGAAGCTCTGA
- a CDS encoding ABC-F family ATP-binding cassette domain-containing protein: MTATLVVKGLAAGHADRTLFSGLDLVVAPGDVVGLVGANGAGKSTLLRILAGSDEPAEGAVTLSPPGAVVGHLAQEVERLPDETVGAYLARRTGVADAQSALDATTDALAAGTPGSDDAYADALERWLALGAADLEDRTGAVLADLGLDVDVDHPVVGLSGGQAARLGLAALLLSRFDVLLLDEPTNDLDLDGLARLERFVAEQRAGVVVVSHDREFLARCVTRVVELDLAQQQVGVYAGGYEAYLEERATARRHAREAYEEYADRRGALESRAQMQRQWLAKGVRDAVKKSTDPDKHIKHAHREGSEKQAAKARQTARMIERLEEVAEPRKEWELRYSIAAAPRSSSVVATLRGAVVHRGETPAGPAFTLGPVDLQLDAGDRVAITGANGSGKTTLLAALLGRAELAAGAASLGSSVAIGEVDQARAALAAEPGQGLLDAFGAQVPDMAPAEARTLLAKFGLRADHVLRPLASLSPGERTRASLALLQARGVNLLVLDEPTNHLDLPAIEQLEEALEEYTGTFLLVTHDRRMLDAVRVTRRWTLDAGRLTES; this comes from the coding sequence GTGACTGCCACTCTCGTCGTCAAGGGGCTCGCCGCCGGGCACGCCGACCGCACCCTCTTCAGCGGCCTCGACCTCGTCGTCGCGCCGGGTGACGTCGTCGGCCTCGTCGGGGCCAACGGCGCCGGCAAGTCGACGCTCCTGCGGATCCTCGCCGGCTCCGACGAGCCGGCAGAGGGCGCGGTGACGCTCAGCCCTCCCGGCGCCGTCGTCGGGCACCTGGCGCAGGAGGTCGAGCGCCTGCCCGACGAGACGGTCGGCGCATACCTCGCGCGCCGCACGGGCGTCGCGGACGCGCAGTCCGCGCTCGACGCGACGACCGACGCGCTCGCCGCGGGCACCCCGGGCTCCGACGACGCGTACGCCGACGCCCTCGAGCGCTGGCTCGCCCTCGGCGCGGCCGACCTCGAGGACCGCACGGGAGCCGTCCTCGCCGACCTCGGGCTCGACGTTGACGTCGACCACCCGGTCGTCGGGCTCTCGGGCGGGCAGGCTGCACGTCTCGGCCTCGCGGCGCTCCTCCTGTCGCGCTTCGACGTGCTCCTGCTCGACGAGCCGACGAACGACCTCGACCTCGACGGGCTCGCCCGCCTCGAGCGGTTCGTCGCCGAGCAGCGTGCGGGCGTCGTCGTCGTGTCGCACGACCGTGAGTTCCTCGCACGCTGCGTGACGCGCGTCGTCGAGCTCGACCTCGCGCAGCAGCAGGTCGGCGTGTATGCGGGCGGCTACGAGGCGTACCTCGAGGAGCGGGCGACGGCCCGCCGCCACGCGCGCGAGGCCTACGAGGAGTACGCGGACCGTCGTGGCGCGCTCGAGTCACGGGCGCAGATGCAGCGGCAGTGGCTCGCCAAGGGCGTGCGCGACGCGGTGAAGAAGTCCACGGACCCGGACAAGCACATCAAGCACGCGCACCGTGAGGGCTCGGAGAAGCAGGCGGCCAAGGCGCGCCAGACGGCACGCATGATCGAGCGGCTCGAGGAGGTCGCCGAGCCCCGCAAGGAATGGGAGCTGCGCTACTCGATCGCGGCAGCTCCGCGCTCGTCGAGCGTCGTCGCGACGCTGCGCGGCGCCGTCGTCCACCGTGGCGAGACCCCGGCCGGGCCCGCGTTCACGCTCGGGCCCGTCGACCTGCAGCTCGACGCGGGTGACCGCGTCGCGATCACGGGCGCGAACGGCTCGGGCAAGACGACGTTGCTCGCGGCGCTGCTCGGCCGCGCCGAGCTCGCGGCCGGGGCTGCGAGCCTCGGCTCGTCGGTCGCGATCGGAGAGGTCGACCAGGCGCGCGCCGCGCTCGCGGCCGAGCCCGGGCAGGGCCTGCTCGACGCGTTCGGCGCGCAGGTCCCCGACATGGCGCCGGCCGAGGCCCGCACGCTGCTCGCGAAGTTCGGGCTGCGTGCCGACCACGTGCTGCGGCCCCTCGCGTCGCTGTCGCCGGGGGAGCGGACGCGCGCGTCGCTCGCGCTCCTGCAGGCGCGCGGCGTCAACCTGCTCGTGCTCGACGAGCCGACGAACCACCTCGACCTGCCCGCGATCGAGCAGCTCGAGGAGGCGCTCGAGGAGTACACGGGCACGTTCCTGCTGGTCACGCACGACCGTCGGATGCTCGACGCGGTGAGGGTGACGCGCAGGTGGACGCTCGACGCAGGACGGCTCACGGAGTCCTGA
- a CDS encoding RNA methyltransferase encodes MPGEEREVGVGPWPGGEAAWPRLPGGALDPRFDPELLRDGDRRNVVDAYRYWSLEAVVADLDTRRHPLHVAIENWHHDLNIGSVVRTANAFLVAEVHVVGRRRWNRRGAMVTDRYQHLRHHASVADLLAWARAEGLPVVGIDNVPGSVPVETAELPERCLMLLGQEGAGLTPEALAACSTVLHIAQFGSTRSLNAGAAAAIAMHTWVRQHATLP; translated from the coding sequence CTGCCTGGGGAGGAGCGCGAGGTGGGGGTCGGTCCCTGGCCCGGCGGCGAGGCGGCGTGGCCGCGGCTGCCGGGTGGCGCGCTCGACCCGCGCTTCGACCCCGAGCTGCTGCGCGACGGCGACCGGCGCAACGTCGTCGACGCGTACCGCTACTGGAGCCTCGAGGCCGTCGTCGCGGACCTCGACACGCGCCGCCACCCCCTGCACGTCGCGATCGAGAACTGGCACCACGACCTCAACATCGGGTCGGTCGTGCGGACGGCCAACGCGTTCCTCGTCGCCGAGGTGCACGTCGTCGGGCGGCGCCGCTGGAACCGTCGGGGCGCGATGGTGACGGACCGCTACCAGCACCTGCGTCACCACGCGAGCGTCGCGGACCTGCTCGCGTGGGCGCGCGCCGAGGGCCTGCCCGTCGTGGGGATCGACAACGTGCCGGGGTCGGTGCCGGTCGAGACGGCCGAGCTTCCGGAGCGGTGCCTCATGCTGCTCGGACAGGAGGGTGCTGGGCTCACCCCGGAGGCGCTCGCGGCGTGCTCGACGGTCCTGCACATCGCGCAGTTCGGTTCGACGCGCTCGCTCAACGCGGGTGCGGCGGCGGCGATCGCGATGCACACGTGGGTCCGCCAGCACGCGACGCTGCCCTGA
- a CDS encoding HAD-IIA family hydrolase has translation MTHDDRPEHAHDEHRIDCWLTDMDGVLVHENEALPGAAEFIRTLRDKDRPFLVLTNNSIFTDRDLRARLAASGIDVPIESIWTSALATATFLRTQSPGGSAYVIGEAGLTTALYEAGYTLTDKDPDYVVLGETRTYSFEAITTAVRLILGGARFIATNPDVTGPSGDGPLPATGAVAAMITKATGREPYFVGKPNPMMFRSALNRIDAHSRVTAMIGDRMDTDIVAGIEAGLETFLVLTGSTSAEEVETYPFRPSRVVAGIGDLIPLI, from the coding sequence GTGACCCACGACGACCGGCCCGAGCACGCCCACGACGAGCACCGCATCGACTGCTGGCTCACCGACATGGACGGCGTGCTCGTCCACGAGAACGAGGCGCTGCCGGGCGCCGCGGAGTTCATCCGGACGCTGCGCGACAAGGACCGCCCCTTCCTCGTCCTCACGAACAACTCGATCTTCACCGACCGCGACCTGCGCGCACGCCTCGCCGCGAGCGGCATCGACGTGCCGATCGAGTCGATCTGGACGTCGGCCCTCGCGACCGCGACGTTCCTGCGCACGCAGTCGCCCGGCGGCAGCGCGTACGTCATCGGCGAGGCCGGGCTCACGACGGCCCTCTACGAGGCCGGCTACACGCTCACCGACAAGGACCCCGACTACGTCGTCCTCGGCGAGACCCGCACGTACTCGTTCGAGGCCATCACGACGGCCGTCCGCCTCATCCTCGGCGGCGCTCGCTTCATCGCGACGAACCCCGACGTCACGGGCCCGAGCGGCGACGGCCCGCTGCCCGCGACCGGCGCGGTCGCCGCGATGATCACCAAGGCGACCGGCCGCGAGCCGTACTTCGTCGGCAAGCCCAACCCCATGATGTTCCGCTCGGCGCTCAACCGGATCGACGCGCACTCGCGCGTCACCGCGATGATCGGCGACCGCATGGACACGGACATCGTCGCGGGCATCGAGGCCGGCCTCGAGACGTTCCTCGTGCTCACGGGCTCGACGTCGGCCGAGGAGGTCGAGACGTACCCGTTCCGACCCAGCCGCGTCGTCGCCGGCATCGGGGACCTCATCCCGCTCATCTGA
- a CDS encoding HtaA domain-containing protein has product MLLPARARSAVAALAALAVALTAAVVGLAAPASAEPSVEPAGPTVTVSKTTGLTDGETVTVRGSGFLPAGAATTGTRPPLAGKFTGVYVAFGRFADVWKPSANVASDARVAGDTKWAVLAEDMAVIGGAARGAIELRADGTFETELTLAQSQKLQEATGNWGVYTYPGGGAKHEPFETYTPLTFADPVVAPTVTVSKTTGLTDGETVTVRGSGFLPAGAATTGTRPPLAGKFTGVYVAFGRFADVWKPSANVASDARVAGDTKWAVLAEDMAVIGGAARGAIELRADGTFETELTLAQSQKLQEATGNWGVYTYPGGGAKHEPFETYTPLTFGTSPEPTPTPTSEPTPTSEPTPTPTPEPTPNPTPTTDPVCVADDSVASSTLAWGVKKSFVDYLTGPIAGGKVARTGVALEDGRFVWSKGTGTYAAGKGTVAFPGSLRFTGHHDELDMTFTDVRLVVVSATKAEIRIDADIKAYLGNPAQVLDDVVIGTVDLRGAVSTSGETTRIVNAPVTLAATGVPAFAGFYEAGDALEPVSATLTVTKVCDEPGTDGPGTGEPGTGEPTEAPAPAVSLGGDVEGTDVARGGTVSFTTTGLPSRASTSAEVHSDPVSLGSRRASATGSVTYTFKVPADFPKGKHTFVLTAAGVEGTVTRTFSVVGASEPTTTPSDGSTAEPSDTATTSDAPSCTARVVSGATLSWSIKDSFVSYIEGSIAQGSIATSGARRSGSTFTWSGGSGTFNATDVRGTARFSGSVTTTGHDGKLEVRFANPHVVVTGSTGQLVLDVSGVTLEGEDFAYTGITFATLALAGHGGTSGGKVAYSGVPATLTAAGAKAFSGFYTTGEQLAPVSFTLPLGAETDCTPDSGTLPTTGAEAAGLGGAAAALVVLGLGLVALQRRRARLEV; this is encoded by the coding sequence GTGCTGCTTCCTGCCCGAGCAAGGTCCGCCGTCGCGGCCCTCGCAGCCCTCGCTGTGGCGCTGACAGCCGCGGTCGTCGGCCTCGCCGCCCCGGCGTCCGCCGAGCCGTCCGTCGAGCCGGCCGGCCCGACGGTGACGGTCTCCAAGACCACGGGTCTGACCGATGGTGAGACCGTGACGGTCCGTGGCTCGGGCTTCCTGCCTGCTGGTGCGGCGACGACGGGGACGCGTCCGCCGCTGGCGGGCAAGTTCACCGGTGTCTACGTGGCCTTCGGTCGGTTCGCTGATGTGTGGAAGCCGTCGGCGAATGTTGCCTCAGACGCGCGTGTCGCGGGTGACACGAAGTGGGCTGTGCTTGCTGAGGACATGGCGGTGATCGGTGGTGCTGCACGTGGTGCGATCGAGCTGCGTGCGGACGGCACGTTCGAGACCGAGCTGACGCTCGCCCAGTCGCAGAAGCTCCAGGAAGCGACGGGCAACTGGGGTGTGTACACGTACCCCGGTGGTGGTGCTAAGCACGAGCCGTTCGAGACGTACACGCCGCTGACGTTCGCTGATCCTGTGGTGGCCCCGACGGTGACGGTCTCCAAGACCACGGGTCTGACCGATGGTGAGACCGTGACGGTCCGTGGCTCGGGCTTCCTGCCTGCTGGTGCGGCGACGACGGGGACGCGTCCGCCGCTGGCGGGCAAGTTCACCGGTGTCTACGTGGCCTTCGGTCGGTTCGCTGATGTGTGGAAGCCGTCGGCGAATGTTGCCTCAGACGCGCGTGTCGCGGGTGACACGAAGTGGGCTGTGCTTGCTGAGGACATGGCGGTGATCGGTGGTGCTGCACGTGGTGCGATCGAGCTGCGTGCGGACGGCACGTTCGAGACCGAGCTGACGCTCGCCCAGTCGCAGAAGCTCCAGGAAGCGACGGGCAACTGGGGTGTGTACACGTATCCCGGTGGTGGTGCTAAGCACGAGCCGTTCGAGACGTACACGCCGCTGACGTTCGGCACGAGCCCCGAGCCGACGCCGACGCCGACCTCCGAGCCGACGCCGACCTCCGAGCCGACCCCGACGCCGACCCCCGAGCCGACGCCGAACCCGACGCCGACCACGGACCCCGTCTGCGTCGCCGACGACTCGGTCGCGTCCTCGACCCTCGCGTGGGGCGTCAAGAAGTCCTTCGTCGACTACCTCACGGGTCCGATCGCGGGCGGCAAGGTCGCCCGCACGGGCGTCGCGCTCGAGGACGGCCGCTTCGTGTGGTCGAAGGGCACCGGAACGTACGCCGCAGGCAAGGGCACGGTTGCCTTCCCGGGCTCCCTGCGCTTCACCGGGCACCACGACGAGCTCGACATGACGTTCACCGACGTGCGCCTCGTCGTCGTCTCCGCGACGAAGGCCGAGATCCGCATCGACGCCGACATCAAGGCGTACCTCGGCAATCCCGCGCAGGTGCTCGACGATGTCGTCATCGGCACGGTCGACCTCCGTGGAGCCGTGTCGACGTCGGGTGAGACGACCCGCATCGTCAACGCTCCCGTGACGCTCGCGGCAACCGGCGTTCCCGCCTTCGCGGGCTTCTACGAGGCCGGGGATGCGCTCGAGCCCGTGAGTGCGACCCTCACGGTCACGAAGGTGTGCGACGAGCCGGGCACCGACGGGCCTGGGACCGGTGAGCCCGGCACGGGTGAGCCGACCGAGGCTCCTGCGCCGGCAGTCTCCCTCGGTGGCGATGTCGAGGGCACCGACGTCGCCCGCGGTGGAACGGTGTCGTTCACGACGACGGGCCTCCCCTCGCGTGCGAGCACGTCCGCCGAGGTGCACTCCGACCCTGTCAGCCTCGGTTCTCGCCGGGCGTCGGCGACGGGCTCCGTGACGTACACCTTCAAGGTCCCCGCGGACTTCCCGAAGGGCAAGCACACGTTCGTCCTCACTGCTGCCGGTGTCGAGGGCACGGTGACGCGCACGTTCAGCGTCGTCGGGGCCTCGGAGCCGACGACGACGCCGTCCGACGGGTCGACCGCGGAGCCGTCGGACACCGCGACGACGTCGGACGCTCCCTCGTGCACGGCGCGGGTCGTCTCTGGCGCGACGCTCTCCTGGTCCATCAAGGACTCGTTCGTCAGCTACATCGAGGGCTCCATCGCGCAGGGCTCGATCGCGACGTCGGGCGCGCGCCGCTCGGGCTCGACCTTCACGTGGTCGGGCGGCTCGGGAACCTTCAACGCGACCGATGTCCGCGGCACGGCCCGGTTCTCCGGCTCCGTGACGACGACGGGCCACGACGGCAAGCTCGAGGTGCGGTTCGCGAACCCGCACGTCGTCGTCACCGGGTCGACGGGCCAGCTCGTGCTCGACGTCTCGGGCGTGACGCTCGAGGGTGAGGACTTCGCCTACACGGGCATCACCTTCGCGACGCTCGCGCTCGCCGGCCACGGCGGCACGAGCGGTGGCAAGGTCGCGTACAGCGGCGTGCCCGCGACGCTCACGGCGGCCGGCGCGAAGGCGTTCTCCGGCTTCTACACGACGGGCGAGCAGCTCGCGCCCGTGTCGTTCACGCTGCCGCTCGGCGCGGAGACCGACTGCACGCCGGACTCGGGCACGCTGCCGACCACGGGTGCGGAGGCCGCCGGCCTCGGCGGTGCGGCAGCGGCGCTCGTCGTGCTCGGTCTCGGGCTCGTCGCGCTGCAGCGTCGTCGGGCGCGGCTCGAGGTCTGA
- a CDS encoding ATP-binding cassette domain-containing protein, translating into MTGAGVAVALDAVSVVLDGTTLLAPTSVAVPAGGTLVVRGPNGSGKSTLLRVVAGVRTPTTGTATVDGRAPDPRRRAFRRLVAGTVESPVPARDLTLAEHVALVATTWGTPVRAARTLAAELLERLGVGALAARFPHELSSGQTQLAALAVVLARPSALLLLDEPEQRLDADRVATVAELLAERRAAGTTLLVATHSDALEAALGGPTLRLVPAGPGAADDVPDDDVLEDDTPDASADGHPDA; encoded by the coding sequence ATGACCGGAGCCGGCGTCGCCGTCGCGCTCGACGCGGTGAGCGTCGTGCTCGACGGCACGACGCTGCTCGCCCCGACGAGCGTCGCCGTCCCCGCGGGCGGCACGCTCGTCGTGCGGGGGCCCAACGGCTCGGGCAAGTCGACTCTCCTGCGCGTCGTCGCCGGGGTCCGTACGCCGACGACGGGCACGGCAACCGTCGACGGCCGCGCTCCCGACCCGCGGCGGCGGGCGTTCCGGCGGCTCGTCGCGGGGACCGTGGAGTCTCCCGTCCCTGCGCGCGACCTCACGCTCGCCGAGCACGTCGCGCTCGTCGCGACGACGTGGGGCACCCCGGTGCGCGCTGCGCGCACGCTCGCGGCGGAGCTTCTCGAACGGCTCGGCGTCGGCGCGCTCGCCGCGCGGTTCCCTCACGAGCTCTCCTCGGGCCAGACGCAGCTCGCCGCGCTCGCCGTCGTCCTCGCGCGCCCGTCCGCGCTGCTCCTGCTCGACGAGCCGGAGCAGCGGCTCGACGCCGACCGCGTCGCGACCGTCGCCGAGCTCCTTGCGGAACGTCGTGCCGCGGGCACGACGTTGCTCGTCGCGACGCACTCCGACGCGCTCGAGGCCGCGCTCGGCGGGCCGACGCTGCGCCTCGTCCCGGCCGGGCCGGGGGCGGCGGACGACGTGCCCGACGACGACGTTCTCGAGGACGATACGCCCGACGCCTCCGCTGACGGCCACCCGGACGCGTGA
- the pyrE gene encoding orotate phosphoribosyltransferase, whose amino-acid sequence MTDYDAVLSPSPREQLRDLVKELAVVHGKVTLASGKEADYYVDLRRVTLHHRAAPLVGHVLLDALEEAGLGPAEIDAVGGLTLGADPVAGALLHAAASRGQDLDAFVVRKEGKAHGMQRRIEGPDVAGRKVVAVEDTSTTGGSVLTAVEALREAGADVVGVAVIVDRNTGAREKIEAEGLSYLYLYGLDDLGLA is encoded by the coding sequence GTGACCGACTACGACGCCGTCCTGTCCCCGTCCCCGCGCGAGCAGCTCCGCGACCTCGTCAAGGAGCTTGCCGTCGTCCACGGCAAGGTGACCCTCGCGTCCGGCAAGGAGGCCGACTACTACGTCGACCTGCGCCGCGTGACGCTCCACCACCGTGCTGCGCCGCTCGTCGGGCACGTGCTGCTCGACGCGCTCGAGGAGGCAGGCCTCGGCCCCGCCGAGATCGACGCGGTCGGCGGACTCACGCTCGGCGCAGACCCGGTCGCGGGCGCGCTGCTGCACGCGGCAGCGTCGCGCGGGCAGGACCTCGACGCGTTCGTCGTCCGCAAGGAGGGCAAGGCGCACGGCATGCAGCGCCGCATCGAGGGCCCCGACGTCGCGGGCCGCAAGGTCGTCGCGGTCGAGGACACCTCGACGACGGGCGGCTCCGTGCTCACCGCCGTCGAGGCGCTGCGCGAGGCCGGCGCGGACGTCGTCGGCGTCGCCGTCATCGTCGACCGCAACACGGGCGCGCGCGAGAAGATCGAGGCCGAGGGCCTCAGCTACCTCTACCTCTACGGGCTCGACGACCTCGGCCTCGCCTGA
- a CDS encoding SDR family oxidoreductase produces MGTALVTGASAGLGEEFAWQLATARHDLVLVARDAARLEALAVRLRAAAGVHVEVLPADLSVREDVARVAARLEADERPVGLLVNNAGYTVHQRFTRSDLDAQDALLEVMVRSVQALSYAAARAMKDRGRGAILNVSSVAAHTVSGTYSAAKAWVLAFTEGLAVELGGTGVTATALCPGLTRTEFHERAGFRRLGPGWFWLDRADVVRVALADVRRGAVVSVPSARYRVATTVARHLPRGAMRTLTKRAGL; encoded by the coding sequence ATGGGAACGGCACTGGTGACCGGGGCGAGCGCGGGCCTCGGCGAGGAGTTCGCGTGGCAGCTCGCGACCGCGCGGCACGACCTCGTCCTCGTCGCACGCGACGCGGCCCGGCTCGAGGCGCTCGCGGTGCGCCTGCGCGCCGCCGCCGGCGTCCACGTCGAGGTGCTCCCCGCAGACCTTTCCGTCCGCGAGGACGTCGCGCGCGTCGCCGCGAGGCTCGAGGCCGACGAGCGCCCCGTCGGCCTCCTCGTCAACAACGCCGGCTACACGGTCCACCAGCGCTTCACGCGCTCCGACCTCGACGCGCAGGACGCCCTGCTCGAGGTCATGGTCCGCAGCGTCCAGGCTCTCTCGTACGCGGCCGCGCGCGCGATGAAGGACCGCGGCCGCGGCGCGATCCTCAACGTCTCGTCGGTCGCCGCGCACACCGTGAGCGGCACGTACTCCGCCGCGAAGGCCTGGGTGCTGGCCTTCACCGAGGGCCTCGCCGTCGAGCTCGGGGGCACGGGCGTCACCGCGACCGCGCTGTGCCCGGGCCTCACCCGCACCGAGTTCCACGAGCGCGCCGGCTTCAGGCGGCTCGGCCCGGGCTGGTTCTGGCTCGACCGCGCCGACGTCGTCCGCGTCGCGCTCGCGGACGTGCGCCGCGGCGCCGTCGTCTCCGTCCCGTCAGCGCGCTACCGCGTCGCGACGACGGTCGCCCGCCACCTCCCGCGCGGCGCGATGCGGACGTTGACGAAGCGCGCGGGGCTGTGA
- a CDS encoding exodeoxyribonuclease III, with the protein MRIATWNINSIRARADRALAFLEREDVDVLALQETKCKDAQFPREAFEAAGYEIATFGFSQWNGVAILSRVGLEDVTAGFDGQPEFGETPAVEARALGATCGGVRVWSLYVPHGRALDNPHYPYKLAWLARLRELAGTWGDAGEKVALVGDWNVVPLDSDVWDVAAFEGQTHVSEPEREAFRAFAEAGYTEVSRQFLPDEHRYTYWDYQQLRFPRNEGMRIDFAYTSPALTPLVTDVRIDRDERRGKGASDHVPVIVDVDTSTS; encoded by the coding sequence ATGCGCATCGCGACGTGGAACATCAACTCGATCCGGGCGCGCGCCGACCGCGCGCTGGCCTTCCTCGAGCGCGAGGACGTCGACGTCCTCGCGCTGCAGGAGACCAAGTGCAAGGACGCGCAGTTCCCGCGCGAGGCCTTCGAGGCCGCGGGCTACGAGATCGCGACGTTCGGCTTCTCGCAGTGGAACGGTGTCGCGATCCTCTCGCGCGTCGGCCTCGAGGACGTCACGGCGGGTTTCGACGGCCAGCCCGAGTTCGGCGAGACGCCCGCTGTCGAGGCGCGCGCGCTCGGTGCGACGTGCGGCGGCGTGCGCGTGTGGAGCCTCTACGTGCCGCACGGCCGCGCGCTCGACAACCCGCACTACCCCTACAAGCTCGCGTGGCTCGCGCGCCTGCGCGAGCTCGCCGGCACGTGGGGCGACGCCGGGGAGAAGGTCGCGCTCGTGGGCGACTGGAACGTCGTGCCGCTCGACTCGGACGTGTGGGACGTCGCGGCCTTCGAGGGTCAGACGCACGTCTCGGAGCCGGAGCGCGAGGCCTTCCGCGCGTTCGCGGAGGCCGGGTACACGGAGGTCTCGCGGCAGTTCCTGCCCGACGAGCACCGCTACACGTACTGGGACTACCAGCAGCTGCGCTTCCCCCGGAACGAGGGCATGCGCATCGACTTCGCGTACACCTCCCCCGCGCTCACGCCTCTCGTCACGGATGTGCGCATCGACCGCGACGAACGTCGTGGCAAGGGCGCGTCGGACCACGTGCCCGTCATCGTCGACGTCGACACGTCGACGTCGTGA